The genomic stretch TCGAATGCGAAAAACACTTGGATATCTTGAGCGATCTCATTTGTAGCACGGAATCCGAATACCTTCAAGACGACAGCGAAAGCAAGGAAGGTAATAGCCATATTGAGTTCCCGTGAAGTAGGAACTCTTCCTTCTTCTCTTACTTTTCTTCTTTTTCTTGGTGTGGCACGCTCTGTTCTCTCTGCTTCAGCAAATAGGAGCGGTATTATTTCCCAAGAAGTTCTTGAATAGCATTCAAGGTAAGACTTGAAACTCTTTGAGCCATTTCTGCCCATATAGGAAGCATCCCCAAAATCAATATAACACCGACTATCACTTTCAAAGGCAACCCAACCATGAAAACGTTCATTTGAGGTATCAACCTCGACACGATTCCAAGGACAATGCTTATAATGAGCATGAAAGCGATGACAGGAGCACCTATTTTAAGAATCATAACGAAAAACTCACCAGATCTTCCCACAATGTAGGCGAAAAAATCGCTCTTCAAATTTACGAGATCTATTGGGAAAACTCTCAACGAATCTCTGAGACCCTCGAATATCAACAGTGGGCCTTTTATCAAGACGAAAACAGTAAGAGCTAAAAAGTAAAGTAAACCTCCCGTAGGATTAGTTTGTTCTTCACCGAGTGCAAAGACTTCCTCCATACCAAAGCCTATTTGAAATCCAAACACATAGCCAGCACCGTTGAACACTTGAAGAAACAAATAGACAATGAATCCAAGTCCCATTCCTACTAAAAAGTTGAAAACCACGTTCAAAGTGAATCCCAACAC from Thermotoga sp. KOL6 encodes the following:
- the fliR gene encoding flagellar biosynthetic protein FliR, whose translation is MDQFFIFLEEKFLAWMCLFVRFTGFFVIAPFFSERAFPVIVKVFLALFTSWLTLYSSDIELPLDTPVLGFTLNVVFNFLVGMGLGFIVYLFLQVFNGAGYVFGFQIGFGMEEVFALGEEQTNPTGGLLYFLALTVFVLIKGPLLIFEGLRDSLRVFPIDLVNLKSDFFAYIVGRSGEFFVMILKIGAPVIAFMLIISIVLGIVSRLIPQMNVFMVGLPLKVIVGVILILGMLPIWAEMAQRVSSLTLNAIQELLGK